In Zingiber officinale cultivar Zhangliang chromosome 1A, Zo_v1.1, whole genome shotgun sequence, the DNA window CTAGATTCGTCTAGAAATGGCCCAAAGTGGCCAAGCTCAAGTACATGTCTAGTAAAATTGAATAACATTGAGGTGCGGTAGCTGCTTCTATTTACTGCCGCTAACTGCGCCTACTCGATCATTGGCCTTTATCGTTGGGTAAAACTGGTGTGCTGTTTCGAATGATGTGTTTTCTGCATCTTTGAAATATGCCATCATATAACAGATCAAACTGTACCCCTGCTCGGTCCCGATTCACAATGAAAAAGATGTGATCGGCTTCGAGCATCCTGTAGTACCTGCAACGATTTGAAGAATGATTGTGTTAATTTGGGTAATGTGAGTAGAAAGATTGTGAACTAAGCTGAATTCTATGATCGCTCTGATGAATCTCATCGGCAACACTAATTGTTTAGGTCACACTAATCATGCCCGCTTGATGGAACATATAGATAGCAATACAACATACATAAAGCTTTTCAAATTGCATTCATGCTAAGATTGAATACAAAAATGAAAGATGATGATGAAGTGCAGGAGAACAAACCATATTCCTGGTTGTAGAGGATGGCATTTTGAGTCGTCTGCAACAAATTTGTTCGGGTGTTCAATAGGCATGCGAGGATGAGTCATGGATATCGTATTTATAGCTCCATCATTGTCTTCCCAATCTTCATCCCTGCTCCAGTAATCCAAAGAATCACAAATTAGTTTCAGTCCGTAAATCTCATCTGTAGTCTGAACTATACATGAACCAATCTACATATAGCTTGTCTGACTCACCGGTAGCCTTTGTAAGGTAGAAGAGCATTGCGAGGGAATTGGTATTGGCACATCTGCAAGACTCGAAGAAATAACATCGGGTGGATACCCAAAACACTGGAGGGAATTGTGAACCCAAACACCCTTCTTGTTCTCTTAGTCGCATAGCTGAAGTAGAACGTGTTGGGGAAGGTTTGAAGTCCTGAATTAAGCTGGATAGAGCCTTGAATTGTGAGGTCGGGTAGGATCCAATCGCCTGAAGCAAAAGGCCCAGTGTTTCCTAAAAGCAGATCAACAAGACCTGAGATGCCGGTATTCCTCCATCCCATACGAAAATGATCGAATCCAAAGTTGTAGTAGTTCTTAAGCCATGAAATTTCCAGCCAATCGTAGATGATAATACCCAGGCGACAAATCTGGAGCAGTGATATGGGTCTCATAGACCTCCCATCCTCTGGCCTGGTAAACAAGATACTTCTTAAAGAACTCAAAGAACGAACAAGTACATTATTACTTCTTAAAGAACGAACAAGTTACTCACTGCATTCCATCGAAGTAGGCTCTAGTCGTTCCATTCAGTGCGCCGGATAAAGAAGTGAGACTCAAAACCCAGTCCTCGGAAGTGTCATAGCCACTGAATGCCTGTTGCAGCACAAAGAATGTGTGATTCACAAACCTTGCGAAGAAAAAATGAgagcaagaaatagaaataatacaTCAATGGAGAAAGTAAAAACACCTTGTCAGCAAGCATCTGCTGCATGACCCTAACGACCTGAACACCTGCTGAATGGCCAACAAAATGGAGAGGATGGTGTTCATCCCATGAAGGATAGTGCCCTGCAATCCAAGCAAATGGAGTAAGCCTAACAGCTTCTGTTGGACCATCCAGTTTATAGGATCAACAGATTTTTCTATGGTTGGTGAAGGAATAAGTGGGAATTAGGATTCTATTATTTCAACAATTTCAGACTAAGAAATCCAATCAAATCTATCATTTGTGTTTGAGAATTCTCAAGGATTTTACCAAAGAGCTCTATGATCAAATATATCCATAATTCAAATATAGAAAACCAAACATTAATTATCATTTTATGATATCCAAATGCAAGAACTCTAAGGAATTCCTTTCCAATACTTTAATGTCAACTAGAACAGTTTAAGCTTCATGTCCTCTCCAATTACGTTGATAACACTAATTACCTTccatttgatttcagtttttagtGTACCTTGTTCATAAATCTTCCCAAGTTGTGAATGTCCACAGATCCTGCTATGCTCCTCCCCGTAGTCAACTTGCCCTCCCTTCAAGTAGTAGAACAGTTCCCTTGCCCTGTGCTCGAAGATATCACAAAtagagggaaaaaaaaaagagggaaaaaaaattcatttttttctgATATTTTCTCCGAAAAGAAGGGAAGAAATGGAATCAATTGATTTGAGAAGAAGTACCTGTCATGGATGCTGGTTAGGGATCCCAAATCCGGGACCAGAACACGCTCATCCTTCTTCTCCGCCCCGGCGAAGTAGGACAAGCCGCCAAGCCGCTGCATCCCAAACAAAAGCCTGATTTAGCACGATATTAATCGCCGAAGAGGCAACAGCACCGTCGCCAAGCGAGACAGCACAGCTCGCAGTGTATACCCCTTTTCCGAATCCAAAGATACCGTGCACCAACACGATCGGAGGCGGCGAGCCCTCGAGCACCACCGGAGGCTGCGTCTTTCCTTCCGTAACCCTCTTCCCGGCGCCGAGGTTGAAGACATTGGGCCGAAAGCAGTCGGTTACCGCCTGGGAAATGTCGGAAGCCAGCGCGGAGCTGAAGATGTACAGCCCGAAAAGCAGGTGTACCGCCGCGCTGACGAAGAGCTCCGTCAACCCCAGGATCCCGATCGACAGCCTCGCCATTTCTGCCCCCGAAAAGAACCAAAAAAATGCGCTTTTTCTGTTGGTTCTTCTGccgcctcttcctcttcctcttcctcttctggattcaaaattcaaatggtGAATGATGAAGaacaagaagaggaagagaggataaATGGAAGAAGGCTCTAAAGACCACCTCCTCCAGCCTTATCTTCTTCCGATTATACTTTTCCTGCCATTTATAGTACAAGTCTTGAATCAACAACTCAGTCctctttctccctttccctttttttttaaaagaaaattttcaaaatgacaACTTTGCATTAAATTCAGTAATCATAGAATTCTAGAAGTTCCACCTCATCATCCACCAAAATAtatttgcatttatttattaTACTATGATTATTTTAATGAACTCTTATCACGACAGAGCAAATGAAAAATGTTTTTCGATTCACCTTGATTGAGAAGGCATTCGTGGCGAGGAGACCTCAATAATATATTCGTGTTTAAATTCAGAGAACAAATCCCTTCCATGTTTTCCCAAGAAATTTCTTGTTGTTTCTCAGTTCCCAATGGATCTTTCTGCCGTGTGTCTGGATAGTTGGGGATAGGGTTCTTGATAAGTCATAGGGATAAACTAAGCTGCCATTTCTCTCTATGAAATTTCTTGTTGCCTGAACATTCCAATGGATTCTTGTTGCTGCAAGTGGAATATAGATATAATTAtgtaatgttttttttattaaaaaaattatttgtgttTTATACAATAATTAATTGGATGGGGACAAGCAATCTTATCCTCACAGCTAATAATCCAACACAGTTTGATTTGGTTCCTATATTCTTGGTCATGTAATATGCAATACAGACGGGAAAACAAGAACAAGCAAAACATCTGATGATCAGAAACTTACATTATAGATAAACTaaaattcaaagaaattcaaaacacAGTGATACGGTGATGATGAAGGGTCCATCCAATTGTCACGGTGAAGGTCAAAggagatcaaagtcaagacggcCACCTCTTAAAAGTCATCTGTCGATCGGACTAGCAAAGACCTGATTCACCCGAGCCGAGatcacctttgactcggtcaTGAGCCGAGCACCCGACGCTCAAATAAGAGGACAAAGAGAACCGGGCCGAGCGACTCTttcgctcggcctagcagcagaTTTGACATCAGCCGAGAGAGtcgctcggcctagcagcagaTTTGACATCAGCCGAGCACACAGACAGTGGACTTccgaccgagcggctatcccgctcggctcaGCAACAGACAACACTTggacagtggacttccggccgagcggcataGCATTCGGACAATGAACTTCTGACCGAACGACCATCCCGCCTGGCTTGACAACAGAGCACATGGACAGTGGAAGTCTGGCCGAGCTACTATCCCGTTCGGCCTACTAACGGACACAGCACActatctttcgacatccttttgggagctaatGTCGTTGACATGCAGTATGGTCAGATAGAAGCTCGTACGGCAGAAATGTCcgctgtcacttcagagatatgctcaacTTATTAAAGTACTGTGTTAGGAACACTTTACTGGCACGTCTTTTCAAGGAAAGCTTTGAGATGTGTGCCCGTCTTGGGAAACGGGTAAACACGCTACATgagcctatataaagggggtccaagcatcgacggaggtatgcgttaCATGTGATATTTAttgttgcgctacagttctcgttgcttcttcttcttgtttcgtcgaaaactgacttgagcggagggtcatcgccgggaccccttccctggctcggcactgatatCAGCTGTGTTGTAGGTCAGAGCGAGGTCCAAAGAAGATCAACAAAAATGCCACATCCCCAGTATCCTTCTGCTCGACTTTTAGACAAGATCACATAGTTTGCCAACCCTAATACCAGCCAAATAGTTATGTCGTTTTCAATTAtgagaaattcaaaaaaaaaaattgcataaaataatGGAATGACGCATGTGCGAATAGTAATTTGAGAACCTTATCTTGTTTGATCCAGCTGCCTGGAGAAAGCAGGGCCTCCACTCCATTCTGTAGGTGGCAGAGATTATTGAATTGATGCCTGCACATGTTTGGGTGGCAAGGTTAACTTAACCAATTATGACATTACTTTAATGGGTTCTTAAAGTATCCCTACAGCAGGGAGGATTGACCATGTAAATCTGACTTGGTTAATAGATATGATCACGCCCCAACAAATCAATAGCAACTATTTCATTACTCCAAGTGTCTGAATAATTCATGAGAAGTTATAGTTTAGACCTGGTCCAGTttgctaatttttttttccttttagttTGATTCACTGCTTTTTCTTTGCATAACATTTGCTTTTGTTTGATGTTGGTTAACAACATAACACACCCATTCTGTTTTATTCGAGTTTGGGACTATCCATAGTGAGCACACGATAAAAGGTCAGATGAGgatgttaaaataaataaataatatataaggATGTGTAATAGAATTAATTATGTTAATATAGTAATCTATAATTacaccaataaatgacgagcatgtAATAAATGttaataacagtaagggttaagaaattgtgtatctccaGTCGAAGCGTgggacgtgccgactgtctttagagaatttattaccgcccacggtgcagaggctctccggtaaaatcctcccaagatccgacaaccgctcgcgtcgctcgtaggtgcactccaaaacgagcaccgcactcggactcaacctcagatcgcgaaccaaggaagaagaagtagaaagcaaggaagaaggaatgctttgctttctgGAGTGTGTTGAgaaggaagtgtatttatacacttgaagcagtgcagaggaagAGACGCACATTCTTCGCATCCTCACGCGACGCGGACCAAACCAGGTGTGAACCAAACCGGACTGGCAAAAACGAACCGGGCCGCCCGTAAGCGcgaggcccacgggctggggatttgcacctcTATCGTGTGCGTCGCGTCCGGTTTATAGATTTCCGGTTCGAACCCCCTGAAACCATCTGATTTGGGCTTAGCccacgcatgcgtgtaggtcctcctTAACTTGACTAAGCTAGCATGGAAGCCTTCCATATATAAAGACTTCTAAGTTTCTTTatcttagcaatgtgggactaaagggaATTGAATTAAAAATCCCAACAGGATGAACatgataagaaataaaaatattaaaaaatatatatataattatgttTATTGAAAGAAAATTATGAGAGATGTGTTTAAGATGCgatggacatgtacttagacgttTAATGAATACTCTATTTAGACGAtgtgagatatatatatatatatatatatatatatatatatatatatatatatatatatatatatatatatatatatattaatattattaaagaaaaataaatattaaaaaaataatattaataataaaataaaataaaatatatttaaatatagatgataatataatagattTATGACAGAGGAGACGTGATGAGATAAAGACTGAGTTATTTTCTATGGTTTTTATATATACATGAATTGCAtgccaagaaagaaaagaaaagcaagacaTCTCCATACATTACTTCATCGTCTCCATTTTTAATGCTACCAACTCTATTGGTCTAAGTTTCTAATCAGAGCATGAGACGTTCAACCATGAGCATTTTGAGAAGTAGGCAACAATTCACGAATTATCATTCTTTTTTAATCTTACTACTTTTTCACGCATAAAGAATTGGTGATGTACCATCTAGAAATGCTAAGCAGATTTAATGCGGTGATAAAGAGGGGTCTGTCCGATACAAATCAATTATCGAGGTAGAGGTTAAAGTTAAGGTGGTCAATGTCAGGATGTCAAAAGCTCGCCTACAGTATCCGAGCGGAGGTCAGTTATAACGGCCGGTCAGGGTAACCAGTGTCCGATTAACAAGAGACTACAACGTCCAGTCCGACAATCAGTGTCCGAGTGGGCCATCCGTCTAGCTTGGATAATACGGTAAGATCGCTAGATGCTCAGTGTGGGATGGCAGGACGCTGAGGAGACCGAAGAGCTTGTCCGATCGGGAGAGACAAGACAAGCTACTACACTCAGTCATTGCAAAGAAGAGCAACTGAGGCCGACAGAGCGGAGGAGTCTTGACCAAGCGACTATTCTGTTCGGCCACGCAACGGGACCATTGTTATATCTCTCGATATTCTTTTGAgagatagtgtcgctgacacaAGGCATGGTCAATAGGCAAATCGTACGATGAAAGCTTCTATTGTCttatcagggatatgcatgcctattaaggtatggtgtcagagacactttcttGACAAGTCCTTTCATCGGACACATTGGAAAATATATCCATGCCTCAAGGAGCATGCATGTCGCCTATcaggactctatataaaggggggtccaagcactAACGGAGGTATGCGTTATTCACTGTTTGCGCTTGCGTTATTGTTGCTCCGCTTTCCTCTACACTTACAGGGCATCAAGCAGGATATGGAGACGGAGCGGATCATGTATCCGTTCGGGGACAAAACAAGAAGCCGACCGACACATATGGGGAGGCACCCAATGCGGTGATCCTCTTTCATCGAGCATTGTTTCATTCCTCTACCAAGCGGACAAGGACCGAGGGTCTTCCTGGGATGATGCACCTGTTCGGGATGCACGACAAGGGAAGGTACCAAGGGATGATGATTCACCTGAGCGGATCAATCAACAATTCTTGCAGGGGATTCTTGATGACCCTCTACCGAGGCACTACACCCCGTTGGCGATCGAAGAATGCAACAGAACTACCGATCTGGACGACCacttggtcaagtttgacaacgcgaccacacttcatcagtacaccGACAAAGTGAAGTgttgggtcttcctcaccaccctctccggataagcacaacgttggttcaagagattaccGAACAGATTAATccatagcttcaaggacttctgagTGACATTTTTACACCACTTCGACAGTAGTCgccgccaccagaagacaagcgtcagtctgttctccttgaagcaagggcccaggggaggcatcaatggtctacatccaacgcttcaactagGTAGCTATGGATATTCCCTCGATCTCTGCAGAAGTATTGGTGAACGCCTTCGCACAAGGTCTCACAGAAGGAGAGTTATTCctgtcactcattcggaagccaccGAGGAATTTCGACCACCTACTCGGGAGGGCCATGGAATATATAAACGTGAAGGAAGCCTAAGCGGCTAGAAGAAAGGAGGTGCATGCTGAGTCCATAGCAGCGCCCGAGCGAAGACCATCGAGTAGCCATCAACCCCCAAAGGGGCCCTGATCGGGAGGAGTCCATCAACACTAGGAGTCGAGGACACATGTTGTGCAGCATGTAGCAGTCGGTCGCCCAAAGGCTGCAAAAGGCAGACATAGATGCTACTATTCTGCTCCTTCCATCAGTCGACGACGCACAGCACACGCGACTGTTATGATCTAACTCCCATTGCAAGCCGATTAGCTCCACGaggaattccaatttgaaaagttAAGTCAAGAAACTtaaggacatgttggaacggttcaccttaggTTCAAAGAACCTTAATCTGATTCTGGGAAAACAAAGGGTCTTATACAACcgaaccggacttggatacaaggttAGAAATCAATTCAAATCTTATTTGTCTTTAGTGTATCGATCAACTAAGAACCTAGTCAAGCATGGGCCCCCAAGTTTAgcttgactaatcaagttggatttgatcaatattagatccctaaaaatcaaatccactaccttgatagaccttatcaaggTTATGATCTAGGGGAAGTCAATCGAAAGACTATTTTTATTAGATAAATTTAATTGATGTTTGATTTACTGCTCTCgctttatacatgcttagattaggataaatAAGAACTTAGACATGatctacacttgactagttaaacctaggattttcacaaaggaattaaatattcaatttctttaaaaggctgtatgtagaagtggttgatgattcaatacccaagaaggtatagtgcctcgccacagtctagaagccaattattgaaaatttaaatttaattaactaactgttaaacatTAATctcaataatttaaatttaattaactaactgttaaacattaatctaactcaaatgtaaatcaaaccttagatttgaatttaaattaaagattaaattaacaTCTCACAAACTTATAAATTTCCTtcattgaaaatctagaaaatggTAAGATGGACCTAGGCATAAAATAAAGAGTAGTTAACGAAAtccaagttaattaattttaaattcttaattaatttcaaaagaataatttattttaaattcttaattaatttcaaaatataatttttaattaattttaaaagtataattaatttcaaaatataatttttaattaattttaaaagtataattaattttaaattcttaattaatttcaaaagtataattaatttcaaattcttaagtataattaatttcaaaagtataattaatttcaaattcttaagtataattaatttcaaaagtataattaaattcaaatttttaagtataattaattttaaattcttaactaattttaaaagaataattaatttcaaattcttaattaatttcaaaagtataattaatttcaaatttttaagtataattaattttaaattcttaactaattttaaaagaataattaatttcaaattcttaattaatttcaaaagtataattaatttcaaattcttaagtataattaattttaaattcttaattaattaattttaaattcttaatcaatttcaaaagaaaaattaatcctaataatttcaaaaaaaaaattaattaagttaattattttcaaagtataatttttaaaattcaaacaattattctttaaattaaaatttaaacttaaaaattcaaatttaatctattttgatattcaaaattaaattattctcTTTAGACTTAAATATCTTTCAGAATTCTCCATCTCGTACAAACTCATAAGTTTAAcatatttgataatttaaaaagggtgagataattattttttgttttacttggactctaggacccttaaaatttaaataatttttttagcattgatcaagggggagtgaaagaaattaagttaaattaaatattttttctaaaaattaaatattttctcaaaatttaaagtattcttttcaaaatttcgAAATAGAgttctttaaaaagttcaaagt includes these proteins:
- the LOC122031792 gene encoding lipase-like, coding for MARLSIGILGLTELFVSAAVHLLFGLYIFSSALASDISQAVTDCFRPNVFNLGAGKRVTEGKTQPPVVLEGSPPPIVLVHGIFGFGKGRLGGLSYFAGAEKKDERVLVPDLGSLTSIHDRARELFYYLKGGQVDYGEEHSRICGHSQLGKIYEQGHYPSWDEHHPLHFVGHSAGVQVVRVMQQMLADKAFSGYDTSEDWVLSLTSLSGALNGTTRAYFDGMQPEDGRSMRPISLLQICRLGIIIYDWLEISWLKNYYNFGFDHFRMGWRNTGISGLVDLLLGNTGPFASGDWILPDLTIQGSIQLNSGLQTFPNTFYFSYATKRTRRVFGFTIPSSVLGIHPMLFLRVLQMCQYQFPRNALLPYKGYRDEDWEDNDGAINTISMTHPRMPIEHPNKFVADDSKCHPLQPGIWYYRMLEADHIFFIVNRDRAGVQFDLLYDGIFQRCRKHIIRNSTPVLPNDKGQ